The Streptomyces clavuligerus genome includes a region encoding these proteins:
- a CDS encoding peptidase inhibitor family I36 protein, producing the protein MRQITRRTPRRNTRRSTRLRLAAITGAFAAAFAAGTVQAPVAAADPSICRAVWFCVWSDANQEGAYLMSKGNVSYVGTDFNDKASSYWNRTSWYVNFYYDANYGGGCMLSIPPGGSSTLLPGNLNDRMSSYIINPTPAC; encoded by the coding sequence ATGCGACAGATCACGCGCCGCACCCCGCGACGGAACACCCGGCGCAGCACCCGTTTACGCCTGGCGGCCATCACGGGCGCCTTCGCGGCCGCCTTCGCCGCCGGAACCGTCCAGGCCCCAGTGGCCGCGGCGGACCCCTCCATCTGCCGGGCCGTCTGGTTCTGCGTCTGGTCCGACGCCAACCAGGAAGGCGCGTACCTCATGTCGAAGGGGAACGTGTCCTACGTCGGCACGGACTTCAACGACAAGGCCAGCTCGTACTGGAACCGCACCAGCTGGTACGTCAACTTCTACTACGACGCCAACTACGGCGGCGGCTGCATGCTGTCCATCCCGCCGGGCGGGTCCTCCACCCTGCTCCCCGGAAACCTCAACGACAGAATGTCCTCCTACATCATCAACCCCACCCCCGCCTGCTGA
- a CDS encoding peptidase inhibitor family I36 protein, whose translation MTAFSAPFRRPGLALAALVSAVAAVLTVPAAPAAAATSNPPGVHILGDSGDAPPCPTGWLCVFNADTYRSVAWAALPGTEIPDTSELSTTYGYRLYGALSAVNNTSLDYCAYPQVNYGGTQTRIAAGGRIPTTRDALYSFRPC comes from the coding sequence GTGACCGCGTTCTCCGCTCCGTTCCGCCGCCCGGGGCTCGCCCTGGCCGCGCTGGTGTCGGCCGTCGCCGCCGTGCTGACGGTCCCGGCCGCCCCGGCCGCCGCCGCGACGTCCAACCCGCCGGGCGTCCATATCCTCGGCGACTCGGGGGACGCCCCGCCCTGCCCCACCGGCTGGCTCTGCGTCTTCAACGCCGACACCTACAGGTCCGTCGCCTGGGCCGCGCTGCCGGGCACCGAGATCCCCGACACCAGCGAGCTGAGCACCACCTACGGCTACCGCCTCTACGGCGCCCTGTCGGCGGTCAACAACACCAGCCTGGACTACTGCGCCTACCCGCAGGTCAACTACGGCGGCACCCAGACGAGGATCGCGGCGGGCGGCAGAATCCCCACCACCAGGGACGCGCTGTACTCGTTCCGCCCGTGCTGA
- a CDS encoding carbohydrate-binding module family 14 protein, whose translation MRMKPVASVAVRATLALAVLLVPLTMTAPAAHAKPNPICGGDYYGPFPGDRTKFFQCDDFGAFFVMDCAPGTEFDDSLNVCVYATPRPGGTVPAAAPQTG comes from the coding sequence ATGCGCATGAAACCTGTCGCGAGCGTCGCCGTCCGGGCCACCCTGGCCCTGGCCGTACTCCTCGTCCCCCTGACCATGACCGCCCCCGCGGCCCATGCCAAGCCCAACCCCATCTGCGGAGGCGACTACTACGGTCCCTTCCCCGGGGACCGGACCAAGTTCTTCCAGTGCGACGACTTCGGCGCGTTCTTCGTCATGGACTGCGCGCCCGGCACGGAGTTCGACGACAGCCTCAACGTCTGCGTCTACGCCACACCCCGCCCAGGTGGGACAGTCCCGGCGGCGGCCCCACAAACCGGCTGA
- a CDS encoding alpha/beta hydrolase, with translation MNASAAKPAHGTSALQLSGHLYKGVTPYAWAEQARDATGGTLLTMLDNGHASLPSSPCAEKAVTFFRTGRTAGGTCGGSEQPAQRRPGPAA, from the coding sequence TTGAACGCGTCGGCCGCCAAGCCCGCGCACGGCACCAGCGCACTCCAACTGTCCGGCCACCTCTACAAGGGCGTCACTCCCTACGCATGGGCCGAACAAGCCAGGGACGCCACCGGTGGCACCCTGCTGACCATGCTGGACAACGGCCATGCCTCCCTGCCCTCATCGCCCTGTGCCGAGAAGGCAGTCACCTTCTTCCGCACCGGACGGACGGCCGGGGGCACCTGCGGCGGCAGCGAACAGCCCGCACAGCGCCGGCCTGGCCCCGCCGCGTGA
- a CDS encoding peptidase inhibitor family I36 protein — MMCKRAARSRAVAALSMLAAGVLTAMAAAPPAVAMSGPGGRVVLVAPMSERSGMKDCVRGKFCFWEDENFWGWRLSTTGSVPYVGDFMNDKMSSLYNNTDYWVTVYRDANYVDCMFWTYPRRAYSALGDEFNDQASSVLLTTTAPETC, encoded by the coding sequence ATGATGTGCAAGAGGGCTGCTCGGAGCAGGGCGGTCGCCGCTCTGTCGATGCTCGCCGCCGGTGTGCTGACCGCGATGGCCGCCGCGCCCCCGGCGGTGGCGATGTCGGGTCCGGGGGGCCGGGTGGTGTTGGTGGCGCCGATGTCGGAGAGATCGGGGATGAAGGACTGCGTCCGGGGCAAGTTCTGCTTCTGGGAGGACGAGAATTTCTGGGGCTGGCGGCTGTCGACGACCGGCAGCGTGCCCTATGTCGGTGACTTCATGAACGACAAGATGAGCTCGCTCTACAACAACACCGACTACTGGGTCACTGTGTACCGCGACGCGAACTACGTCGACTGCATGTTCTGGACCTACCCCAGAAGGGCGTACTCCGCGCTGGGCGACGAGTTCAACGACCAGGCGAGTTCAGTGCTACTCACGACGACGGCACCGGAGACGTGCTGA
- a CDS encoding NmrA family NAD(P)-binding protein, producing MITVMGATGATGGALLRRLSALGIPCRAVTRTPDSLRAALGPARPPVEIAGADAADPRSLRAAFSGTTQLFLTMANGPRQTEYESTVVDAAAASGVRHVVKLSAPAAEPDSPVAVSRGHWHIENRLAATGMVSTVLRPYAFFQKLLLSAPAIAEGVLIGSLGGAPCNYIDVRDIADAAAAILLRPALAGGRHILTGPRAWTQPELARLLSGLTGHPVRVIDLPPAAFHEHLVRTVGLPGWLAGHVVEIQQLAAARPESPNGTVEALLGRPARALDAFVRENLPSFQSRAPLPPLSM from the coding sequence GTGATCACCGTCATGGGCGCGACCGGCGCCACCGGCGGAGCCCTGCTCCGCAGACTCAGCGCGCTCGGCATCCCCTGCCGGGCCGTCACCCGCACCCCCGACTCCCTGCGCGCCGCGCTCGGCCCGGCGCGGCCCCCCGTCGAGATCGCCGGGGCGGACGCCGCCGACCCCCGCTCGCTGCGCGCCGCCTTCTCCGGCACCACACAGCTCTTCCTCACCATGGCCAACGGCCCCCGTCAGACCGAGTACGAGAGCACGGTCGTGGACGCGGCGGCCGCGTCCGGTGTGCGCCATGTCGTCAAACTCTCCGCGCCCGCCGCCGAACCGGACTCGCCCGTCGCCGTCTCCCGGGGACACTGGCACATCGAGAACCGGCTGGCCGCCACCGGCATGGTGAGCACCGTGCTCCGGCCCTACGCCTTCTTCCAGAAGCTGCTGCTGAGCGCTCCGGCGATCGCCGAAGGCGTACTCATCGGCTCGCTGGGCGGGGCGCCCTGCAACTACATCGACGTCCGGGACATCGCCGACGCCGCCGCCGCGATCCTGCTGCGGCCCGCGCTCGCGGGGGGTCGCCACATCCTCACCGGTCCGCGCGCCTGGACGCAGCCGGAGCTGGCCCGGCTGCTCTCGGGGCTGACGGGGCATCCCGTCCGCGTGATCGATCTGCCGCCCGCCGCCTTCCATGAGCACCTGGTCCGGACGGTGGGCCTGCCGGGGTGGCTCGCCGGTCATGTGGTGGAGATCCAGCAGCTCGCCGCCGCCCGGCCGGAGTCCCCGAACGGCACCGTCGAAGCCCTGCTGGGGCGTCCGGCCCGCGCCCTCGACGCCTTCGTCCGGGAGAACCTGCCGAGCTTTCAATCCCGTGCACCCCTACCGCCCTTGAGTATGTGA
- a CDS encoding MarR family winged helix-turn-helix transcriptional regulator: protein MSTEQTGPTAPTLDQARRQIARYGLAADPRAVLVATRLMAAGALLDRASEVHFARFGLSTGRYRLLADLEDCGGEKSPSRLARSLGVSRATVTGLVNGLEREGLVARRASAEDGRGAVVVLTARGDRRLRDMAADHFARLQALVGALSAEERDVFLDLLGRITGGVGALTAD from the coding sequence ATGAGCACGGAGCAGACGGGGCCGACCGCCCCCACACTGGACCAGGCACGCCGCCAGATCGCCCGGTACGGCCTGGCCGCCGACCCCCGCGCGGTGCTGGTCGCGACCCGGCTCATGGCCGCCGGGGCGCTACTGGACCGGGCTTCCGAGGTCCACTTCGCCCGCTTCGGGCTGTCGACCGGACGGTACCGGCTGCTGGCCGACCTGGAGGACTGCGGCGGCGAGAAGTCGCCCTCCCGGCTGGCGCGCAGCCTCGGTGTCTCGCGCGCCACGGTGACCGGCCTGGTGAACGGTCTGGAACGGGAGGGGCTGGTGGCCCGCCGCGCGTCCGCCGAGGACGGGCGCGGCGCGGTCGTCGTCCTCACGGCGCGCGGCGACCGGCGGCTGCGCGATATGGCGGCGGACCACTTCGCCCGGCTCCAGGCGCTGGTCGGCGCCTTGAGCGCCGAGGAGCGCGACGTGTTCCTGGATCTGCTGGGGCGGATCACGGGCGGGGTCGGCGCACTGACGGCCGATTAG
- a CDS encoding PD40 domain-containing protein has protein sequence MTSITNRGTTRRGRAALSAAVVCVITAVLPGAASAEPADAGGVRGTGVERASVAADGTQANDESTGASITPDGRLIAFSSYANNLAPGDTGRTEDVFVRESATGQNRRFGGDSLGPPMLSSDGTYVARLAYVMNHMTFYQYEVDMGWRMSYGCSLNSCEASAGAGRNRAYSVTPRYPHTNKRIEVLDPATGAMQTIDIVHNLAPSRPSLSGNGRFLAYQDGGQQDVLLWDRTDNTVHGPVEGPDRAAELVQISDDGSKVVYLSGPDTYVHDTATGTAHQVPGVRALAIDPTGRYLLHTPPGTTGPAPLTLRDLATGTDETVTDKPATAGVETVSAGGRHVVFQSAADDIVPDDTNGTTDIFLRTLR, from the coding sequence ATGACAAGTATCACGAACCGGGGCACCACCAGACGCGGCCGGGCCGCCCTGAGCGCCGCCGTTGTCTGTGTGATCACAGCGGTCTTACCCGGAGCCGCCTCGGCCGAGCCCGCGGACGCGGGGGGTGTCCGCGGGACCGGAGTCGAGAGGGCCAGTGTCGCGGCCGACGGCACACAGGCCAACGACGAATCCACCGGCGCGTCGATCACGCCCGATGGCCGGCTCATCGCCTTCTCGTCGTACGCGAACAACCTCGCCCCCGGTGACACGGGAAGGACCGAGGATGTGTTCGTCCGCGAATCGGCGACGGGGCAGAACAGGCGGTTCGGCGGGGACTCGCTGGGGCCGCCGATGCTCAGCAGCGACGGCACGTACGTCGCCCGCCTGGCCTATGTGATGAACCATATGACCTTCTACCAGTACGAAGTGGATATGGGGTGGCGGATGTCCTATGGCTGCTCCCTCAACAGCTGCGAGGCTTCCGCGGGGGCGGGCCGCAACCGGGCGTACAGCGTCACTCCCCGGTACCCGCACACCAACAAGCGCATCGAGGTCCTCGACCCGGCCACCGGCGCCATGCAGACCATCGACATCGTCCACAACCTGGCACCGTCCCGGCCGTCCCTCAGCGGCAACGGCCGCTTCCTCGCCTACCAGGACGGCGGGCAGCAGGACGTCCTCCTGTGGGACCGGACCGACAACACCGTCCACGGCCCGGTCGAGGGCCCGGACAGGGCGGCCGAGCTCGTCCAGATCAGCGACGACGGCAGCAAGGTCGTCTACCTCTCCGGCCCCGACACCTACGTCCACGACACCGCCACCGGGACCGCCCACCAGGTTCCCGGAGTGAGGGCCCTGGCCATCGACCCCACCGGCCGGTACTTGCTCCACACCCCTCCTGGCACGACCGGACCGGCGCCTCTCACCCTGCGCGACCTCGCGACAGGCACCGACGAAACCGTCACCGACAAGCCCGCCACCGCCGGAGTCGAAACCGTCAGCGCCGGTGGACGCCACGTCGTCTTCCAGTCCGCCGCCGACGACATCGTCCCCGACGACACCAACGGCACAACGGACATCTTCCTCCGCACCCTCCGATAA